A stretch of the Aspergillus puulaauensis MK2 DNA, chromosome 6, nearly complete sequence genome encodes the following:
- a CDS encoding uncharacterized protein (TransMembrane:1 (o12-32i)): MEFWRFTSQQVTTGFVGLGIGIFDLFFVPLSLNRTEPMSRSRSFSTVLFFDFAYITHSHRFAHRSLQRLKAFNLQGRYFDYRGCLLEVIVNRQRGGIEMIQPFARRASSSTILM; this comes from the coding sequence ATGGAGTTTTGGCGGTTTACCTCTCAACAGGTTACGACAGGTTTCGTTGGATTGGGCATTGGGATTTTCGATTTATTTTTTGTTCCCCTTTCATTAAACAGGACCGAGCCAATGTCTCGCTCACGGTCGTTTAGCACTGTTTTGTTTTTCGATTTTGCATATATTACGCACTCACATAGATTTGCTCACCGCAGCCTCCAACGGCTAAAAGCATTCAACTTACAGGGCAGGTATTTTGATTACCGCGGATGCCTTCTCGAGGTCATCGTTAATAGACAAAGAGGAGGCATCGAAATGATTCAACCATTCGCCCGGCGCGCTAGTTCATCTACAATCTTAATGTGA
- the GCH1 gene encoding GTP cyclohydrolase I (COG:H;~EggNog:ENOG410PFKM;~InterPro:IPR018234,IPR043134,IPR001474,IPR020602, IPR043133;~PFAM:PF01227;~go_function: GO:0003934 - GTP cyclohydrolase I activity [Evidence IEA];~go_process: GO:0046654 - tetrahydrofolate biosynthetic process [Evidence IEA]), translating to MGSGSPPAPGPKPKAIPSHLLNGGSPLNGTSVASRDARERDSLNSSIRTSFAPRVPVEFDQPESETQSAEHASSYDNPRRRSSVTKPSLHDPARDPRDEAGALTPPVTASRPASPYTLAPAVDFDGLSWPCPGTRARLESSPEENEERIKKLSGAVRTILECLGEDPEREGLRETPDRYAKAMLYFTKGYEENVRDLVNGAVFHEDHDELVIVKDIEVFSLCEHHMVPFTGKMHIGYIPDRRVLGLSKLARLAEMFSRRLQVQERLTKQVALAISEVLKPRGVGVVMESAHLCMVMRGVQKTSSTTTTSCMLGCMRSSAKTREEFLTLLNRK from the exons ATGGGTTCTGGCTctcctccagccccaggGCCCAAGCCCAAGGCGATCCCTTCTCACCTATTAAACGGTGGCTCTCCTCTTAACGGCACATCTGTCGCCTCGAGGGATGCCCGCGAGCGGGACAGCTTGAACTCTTCGATTCGCACATCTTTCGCTCCTCGTGTCCCCGTCGAGTTTGACCAGCCTGAGTCTGAGACGCAATCAGCCGAACATGCTAGCAGTTACGACAATCCCCGTCGCAGGTCTTCAGTGACCAA GCCTTCGTTACACGATCCAGCCCGCGATCCCAGAGACGAAGCTGGCGCCCTCACCCCACCAGTTACTGCCAGCCGCCCCGCTAGTCCGTATACGTTGGCCCCCGCAGTCGACTTTGATGGCCTGAGCTGGCCCT GTCCCGGAACGCGGGCGCGGCTTGAGTCATCACCCGAGGAAAACGAGGAGCGCATCAAGAAGCTGTCCGGAGCTGTTCGGACAATTCTCGAATGCCTCGGGGAAGACCCAGAGAGAGAAGGCCTCCGGGAAACGCCTGATCGGTATGCGAAAGCCATGCTCTACTTTACCAAGGGGTATGAGGAGAACGTGAGGGATCTTGTCAATGGCGCTGTCTTCCATGAAGACCATGACGAATTGGTTATTGTCAAGGATATTGAAGTGTTCTCGCTGTGCGAACACCACATGGTGCCCTTTACAGGCAAG ATGCATATTGGTTACATCCCCGATCGCCGTGTCCTCGGTCTTTCCAAGCTCGCCCGCCTGGCAGAGATGTTCTCTCGGCGACTACAAGTGCAAGAGCGCCTAACCAAACAAGTCGCGCTTGCAATCTCCGAAGTCCTGAAACCTCGTGGTGTCGGTGTGGTCATGGAATCCGCGCATCTCTGTATGGTGATGCGTGGAGTCCAAaagaccagcagcaccacaaccaccagctGCATGCTCGGATGCATGCGCTCCAGCGCGAAGACCCGAGAGGAGTTCTTGACCCTTCTGAACAGGAAATAA
- the HAT2 gene encoding WD repeat RBAP46/RBAP48/MSI1 family protein (COG:B;~EggNog:ENOG410PHNE;~InterPro:IPR036322,IPR015943,IPR001680,IPR019775, IPR020472,IPR022052,IPR017986;~PFAM:PF12265,PF00400;~go_function: GO:0005515 - protein binding [Evidence IEA]), translating into MEPYDDGFIEEQEEREEERTEEKIINEEYKTWKKNAPFLYDMILSTALEWPTLTTQWLPDKQEVPDKPYSTHRLLLGTHTSSDAQNYLQIAHVQLPNPNAPNPDDYDEERGEIGGYGGSSKKAPMEIKFNIVQKIDHKGEVNKARYQPQNPNIIATMCTDGRVMVWDRSKHPSLPTGNVNPQMELLGHKQEGFGLSWSPHFVGNLATGSEDKTVRLWDLTTYTKGNKAVQPVRTYTHHSSIVNDVQYHPLHSSLIGTVSDDITLQILDTRLAETTRAAATAEGQHRDAINTVAFNPAAETVLATGSADKTIGLWDLRNLKTKLHTLENHADSVTSISWHPFEEAVLASASYDRKIMFWDLSRAGEEQTPEDAQDGPPELLFMHGGHTNRISDFSWNLNDPWVLCSAAEDNLLQVWKVADAIVGKDMEDVPTEELEP; encoded by the exons ATGGAGCCTTACGATGATG GTTTCAttgaggagcaggaggagcggGAGGAGGAACGCACCGAGGAGAAGATCATTAACGAAG AATACAAGACGTGGAAAAAGAACGCTCCCTTTCTTTACGACATGATCCTCAGCACCGCGCTAGAGTGGCCCACCCTTACAACGCAATGGCTGCCCGACAAGCAAGA AGTCCCGGATAAGCCGTATTCCACCCACCGTCTGCTCCTAGGAACTCACACCTCCAGCGACGCTCAAAATTATCTTCAGATCGCTCATGTTCAACTACCTAACCCTAATGCACCTAATCCCGATGACTACGACGAAGAGCGTGGGGAAATCGGCGGCTACGGTGGCAGCTCAAAGAAAGCTCCGATGGAAATCAAGTTCAACATCGTGCAGAAAATTGATCACAAGGGCGAAGTCAACAAAGCACGATACCAGCCACAAAACCCTAACATAATTGCTACCATGTGTACGGACGGGAGAGTCATGGTTTGGGATCGCTCAAAACACCCAAGTCTCCCAACGGGGAATGTAAACCCTCAGATGGAACTTCTTGGGCACAAGCAAGAAGGATTCGGACTCAGCTGGAGCCCTCATTTTGTGGGTAACCTCGCCACAGGAAGCGAGGACAAGACAGTCCGTCTCTG GGATCTTACCACATACACAAAGGGCAACAAGGCGGTCCAGCCAGTCCGAACCTATACCCACCACTCGTCGATTGTTAATGATGTTCAATACCATCCCCTTCACTCCTCCCTTATCGGAACTGTCTCAGATGATATCACTCTCCAAATTCTCGACACGCGACTTGCGGAGACTACTCGCGCCGCTGCAACAGCTGAAGGCCAGCACCGTGATGCCATTAACACTGTCGCTTTCAATCCTGCTGCCGAAACTGTTCTGGCTACGGGTTCTGCGGACAAGACCATCGGCCTATGGGATCTGCGTAACCTGAAGACCAAACTGCACACACTGGAAAACCACGCCGACTCCGTCACCTCGATTTCTTGGCATCCATTTGAAGAAGCCGTACTTGCAAGTGCAAGCTACGACCGCAAGATCATGTTCTGGGACTTAAGCCGGGCTGGCGAAGAACAGACTCCTGAGGATGCCCAAGACGGACCACCAGAACT ACTATTCATGCACGGTGGTCATACCAACCGTATCTCCGACTTCAGTTGGAACCTCAACGACCCTTGGGTCCTTTGCTCTGCTGCGGAGGATAACCTCTTACAGGTGTGGAAGGTTGCGGATGCGATTGTTGGTAAGGATATGGAGGACGTGCCGACCGAGGAGTTGGAGCCTTGA
- a CDS encoding chromatin-binding exonuclease XRN1 (COG:A;~EggNog:ENOG410PGRH;~InterPro:IPR027073,IPR040486,IPR040992,IPR014722, IPR016494,IPR041106,IPR041412,IPR041385,IPR004859;~PFAM:PF18129,PF18332,PF18334,PF03159,PF17846, PF18194;~go_function: GO:0003676 - nucleic acid binding [Evidence IEA];~go_function: GO:0004527 - exonuclease activity [Evidence IEA];~go_function: GO:0008409 - 5'-3' exonuclease activity [Evidence IEA];~go_process: GO:0000956 - nuclear-transcribed mRNA catabolic process [Evidence IEA]), with translation MGVPKFFRWLSERYPAISMLIAENRIPEFDNLYLDMNGIIHNCTHKDSDSPTFRMTEDKMFIAIFNYIEHLYGKIKPKKLFFMAVDGVAPRAKMNQQRARRFRTALDAETAKEKAIAQGVEMPKEDAFDSNCITPGTEFMAKLTEQLKYFISKKISEDKDWQGVEIVLSGHEVPGEGEHKIMEYIRHAKAQPGYDPNVRHCLYGLDADLIMLGLLSHDPHFCLLREEVTFGRQVQKKPKELEHQNFYLLHLSMVREYLELEFQELEEEGIINFPYQFESVIDDFILMAFFVGNDFLPNLPNLHINEGALSLMFKVYKETLPKMGGYINEQGTINLERLGMLLDGLSHVEYRFFESEYSDAAWMRAKQNGDENGADADAKPKTFTVTPDQKNILKTVKKYVLNRPGKAADSKPLDFPPTLPAKDRKFVEQLAGDLRLPWSTVSNDDGDRFMRVQFPPSEDDDSEEEEDEEASMAVQRIIRKYENAKVQELSAEDAQAAAQKKYEEKFQDWKDKYYTEKFGWGLDNQEEMRKLTENYVQGLQWVLFYYYRGIASWPWFFNSHYAPMISDVKKGLKADMNFRLGRPFRPYDQLMGVLPDRSKKIVPKAYHDLMSSPDSPIIDFYPRDFELDMNGKKMEWEAVVKIPFIDERRLLDALATREHLLTPDEKSRNGFGVSLKFVYSPDTQYTYPSSFSGVFPDIPNCHCIENVFDLPTMDGLEPYVGLVDGVHLGASALAGFPTLKTLPHVGQLGFHGVCVFQQESRNESMVVTVLDPGSRSSSELAKKKLGQRVFVGYPFLQEALVIRVSDELFSYTIPEGEEHPLATPHSDVEIEQWKKKADKIEGIYSRRFGTIIGPVEAMVHVQLLKGLIKTDAGATVKEFADIPGQETDYALQLVVDEVINPDERFIEREALPVEQEFPEGSRAFFLGDFNYGRPVHITGHDDGKVNGLIASIKGREPEFGRERARSAEALCPYMPSFAIAKNLRLNPLVLAKITSSFSVDVEFQRANLGLNLKFEARKQKVLGYSRRGDSGWEFSAKAVGLLQQYMIKFPEFIAGIQRNPRNDRYQPTDFYPADVALEKINEIKAWLKEIEAKNFERVPLEAEQLDSDIVKLIEQDADQLLRSQPPMEAKKMRDIPRSGLLRPSDVEHRLGNQTFKLGDRVVYAQDSGKVPIATRGTVVGLTRTPRTILLDVVFDVAFMSGTTLGDRCSPFRGQTVLASSVLNVSYRQLIASTRAAVNQKQQNQPSPLTVAGYGAPLGPSGQGQLKEAPAPPPLRGSFRGVISGAAARGRGGSNGTTTLPFRPQNDVNGGARGGRGRGGRGGMARGRGGYVSVEHTDPDAGVVQNNPNFRPKNYSQVPPPNGLESRGGRGRGRGRGADRGNGYRGRGGNRGRGTAATTGNA, from the exons ATGGGTGTTCCCAAGTTCTTCCGCTGGCTGAGCGAACGGTATCCCGCGATCTCCATGTTGATCGCGGAGAACCGGATACCGGAGTTCGACAACCTATATCTTGACATGAACGGCATTATCCACAACTGCACACACAAAGATAGTGACTCTCCGACCTTCCGAATGACCGAAGATAAAATGTTTATAGCCATCTTTAATTACATCGAACATTTGTATGGCAAAATCAAACCGAAGAAACTTTTCTTCATGGCCGTGGACGGTGTCGCACCACGTGCCAAAATGAATCAACAGCGCGCGCGACGATTCCGGACAGCCCTAGATGCTGAAACGGCGAAAGAGAAAGCAATTGCGCAAGGAGTCGAAATGCCGAAGGAGGATGCTTTCGACAGCAATTGTATTACTCCAGGTACGGAGTTTATGGCAAAGCTCACCGAGCAACTGAAATATTTCATCAGTAAGAAGATATCTGAGGATAAAGACTGGCAAGGCGTGGAGATTGTGCTCTCCGGCCACGAAGTGCCCGGTGAGGGTGAACATAAGATCATGGAATACATCCGGCACGCGAAAGCGCAACCTGGATACGATCCCAATGTTCGCCATTGTTTGTATGGCCTTGATGCTGATCTGATCATGCTTGGTCTACTTAGCCACGACCCTCACTTTTGCCTTCTCCGTGAGGAGGTTACATTCGGCCGACAGGTGCAGAAAAAGCCTAAGGAGCTTGAGCACCAGAATTTTTATCTTTTGCATTTAAGTATGGTTAGAGAGTACCTAGAACTGGAATTTCAGGaactcgaggaagaggggatCATAAATTTCCCATATCAATTTGAATCCGTGATCGACGATTTCATCCTCATGGCGTTCTTCGTTGGAAACGACTTTTTACCCAATTTGCCGAACCTTCATATCAACGAAGGTGCATTGTCGTTGATGTTCAAAGTTTACAAAGAGACTTTGCCCAAGATGGGAGGCTACATCAACGAGCAAGGTACGATCAACCTTGAACGACTCGGTATGCTTCTGGATGGATTGAGCCATGTGGAATACCGTTTCTTCGAAAGCGAATATTCAGATGCGGCGTGGATGCGCGCAAAGCAGAACGGTGACGAAAATGGCGCTGATGCAGACGCAAAGCCCAAAACATTTACCGTCACGCCTGATCAGAAAAACATCCTTAAGACGGTTAAGAAGTATGTTTTGAACCGACCTGGAAAGGCGGCAGATTCCAAGCCTCTTGACTTTCCACCTACGCTCCCGGCTAAGGACCGTAAGTTTGTGGAACAACTCGCTGGTGACCTTCGGTTGCCTTGGAGTACAGTCTCGAATGATGACGGAGACCGATTCATGCGAGTTCAATTCCCACCCAGTGAAGACGATGacagcgaagaggaggaagatgaggaggccTCTATGGCGGTCCAGCGGATCATCCGCAAATATGAAAACGCCAAGGTCCAAGAATTGTCCGCGGAGGATGCTCAAGCAGCGGCTCAGAAGAAGTACGAAGAGAAGTTCCAAGATTGGAAGGACAAGTACTATACGGAAAAATTCGGCTGGGGCCTGGACAACCAGGAGGAAATGCGAAAACTGACGGAGAACTATGTGCAAGGTCTTCAGTGGGTTCTATTCTATTATTACCGAGGCATTGCATCCTGGCCGTGGTTCTTCAACTCCCATTACGCCCCTATGATTTCAG ATGTTAAAAAGGGATTGAAAGCGGATATGAATTTCCGACTCGGGAGACCGTTCAGACCTTATGATCAGCTCATGGGTGTGCTTCCCGATCGCAGCAAGAAAATTGTTCCCAAGGCTTATCACGACTTGATGTCTTCACCGGACTCTCCGATTATTGACTTCTACCCTCGTGACTTTGAACTGGACATGAacgggaagaagatggaatgGGAAGCAGTCGTCAAGATACCATTTATCGATGAGCGTCGCCTCCTGGACGCGCTCGCGACGAGAGAGCACCTGTTAACCCCCGATGAGAAATCCCGGAACGGCTTTGGGGTTAGCCTCAAATTTGTTTACTCGCCAGACACACAGTATACCTACCCCTCATCCTTTTCCGGGGTCTTCCCCGACATCCCTAATTGCCACTGTATTGAAAACGTTTTTGACCTGCCGACGATGGACGGGCTAGAACCATATGTTGGTCTCGTTGATGGTGTTCATCTTGGAGCATCAGCCTTGGCCGGTTTTCCTACTTTGAAGACATTGCCTCACGTTGGACAATTGGGATTCCACGGAGTCTGTGTCTTTCAACAAGAAAGTCGCAATGAAAGTATGGTAGTTACCGTACTTGACCCGGGAAGTCGGTCTAGCTCTGAACTAGCTAAGAAGAAGCTTGGACAGCGAGTTTTTGTTGGATATCCATTCCTGCAAGAAGCACTGGTCATCCGCGTCTCCGACGAACTATTTTCATACACTATCCCGGAGGGAGAAGAACACCCTCTTGCCACCCCTCATTCGGATGTCGAGATCGAGCAATGGAAAAAGAAGGCGGACAAGATTGAGGGTATCTACAGCAGGAGATTTGGCACTATCATTGGTCCTGTCGAGGCCATGGTGCACGTCCAGCTTTTGAAGGGTCTCATAAAAACCGACGCAGGTGCTACCGTTAAAGAATTTGCGGACATCCCCGGACAGGAGACGGATTACGCATTGCAActtgttgttgatgaagtgATCAACCCGGATGAACGATTTATCGAACGGGAAGCTCTACCGGTTGAGCAAGAGTTCCCAGAGGGCTCGCGCGCATTTTTCCTCGGCGATTTCAATTACGGTAGACCTGTTCATATCACTGGTCATGATGATGGTAAGGTGAATGGACTCATTGCTTCTATCAAGGGTCGTGAGCCCGAGTTTGGAAGGGAACGTGCCAGGAGCGCGGAAGCTCTTTGCCCATATATGCCATCCTTTGCGATCGCTAAGAATTTGCGTTTGAACCCCTTGGTTTTGGCAAAAATCACCTCGTCGTTCTCGGTGGATGTTGAGTTCCAACGCGCTAACCTGGGACTCAACCTGAAATTTGAGGCTAGGAAGCAAAAAGTTCTTGGATATTCCCGTCGCGGAGACTCTGGCTGGGAATTCAGTGCAAAGGCAGTTGGCCTGCTGCAGCAATATATGATCAAATTCCCAGAGTTCATCGCGGGTATACAACGCAACCCTCGGAATGATAGGTATCAGCCCACCGACTTTTATCCAGCGGACGTTGCACTCGAAAAGATAAACGAGATCAAGGCCTGGCTCAAGGAAATTGAAGCGAAGAATTTCGAGAGGGTTCCTTTGGAGGCCGAGCAGCTTGATTCAGACATTGTGAAACTCATTGAGCAGGATGCCGACCAACTTCTAAGGAGCCAGCCGCCCATggaagcgaagaagatgagggatATTCCCCGAAGTGGGCTTCTCCGCCCATCTGACGTTGAGCACCGGCTTGGAAACCAGACTTTCAAGCTTGGAGATCGTGTCGTCTACGCCCAGGACTCCGGAAAAGTTCCTATCGCTACACGAGGAACGGTGGTTGGACTCACACGGACACCGAGAACTATTTTGCTCGACGTTGTTTTTGACGTTGCCTTTATGAGCGGCACAACCCTGGGAGACCGATGCTCTCCATTCCGCGGGCAAACCGTTCTGGCATCATCTGTCCTTAACGTTTCCTACCGACAGCtcatcgccagcaccagGGCAGCGGTCAACCAAAAGCAACAAAACCAACCCTCTCCTTTGACTGTTGCAGGGTACGGTGCGCCTTTGGGCCCTAGTGGTCAGGGACAGCTGAAAGAAGCTCCCGCTCCGCCACCACTTCGAGGCTCATTCCGTGGTGTGATTTCTGGTGCGGCGGCAAGGGGGCGTGGTGGAAGTAATGGCACCACAACCTTGCCTTTCCGGCCGCAAAACGACGTGAACGGCGGCGCTCGTGGTGGCAGAGGTCGAGGTGGTCGCGGAGGTATGGCGCGTGGACGTGGTGGTTATGTCTCGGTGGAACATACTGACCCCGACGCTGGCGTTGTCCAGAACAACCCGAACTTCCGGCCAAAGAACTATTCCCAAGTTCCTCCACCTAATGGTTTAGAGTCGCGTGGTggacgaggccgaggccgaggccgtGGTGCTGATCGAGGAAACGGTTATCGAGGTCGGGGAGGCAACCGTGGAAGAGGCACGGCTGCTACTACTGGAAACGCGTGA
- a CDS encoding uncharacterized protein (COG:S;~EggNog:ENOG410PIQI;~InterPro:IPR007325,IPR037175;~PFAM:PF04199;~go_function: GO:0004061 - arylformamidase activity [Evidence IEA];~go_process: GO:0019441 - tryptophan catabolic process to kynurenine [Evidence IEA]): MAPSIPTFDNLTLDPNGPPGNAWGLFGPGNELGMLNLLTPELVRKAASEEIRDGVRISLDLPLNRLSYPSFGRNPFKQELINKAPRIVNDDVLTFNTQTSTQWDGFRHYGNQTHGIYFNGHSLDDLRRSRVIGIDAWSNTGGIVGRGILIDYATWANKNSIPLTPFKTSTIPLSSILQILQETNLTPRSGDILFIRTGFTEAYNKLSPDEERAISSRPTPDFAGIENGDKTLRWLWENQFAAIASDCPSFEPAPLVREGTPADITLHQWCLSGWGLPIGEYFDLEELSRYCGEKGRWSFFLSSVPLKVPGGVASPPNAVAIL, encoded by the exons ATGGCCCCCTCCATTCCCACATTCGACAACCTCACCCTCGACCCAAATGGGCCTCCAGGCAACGCATGGGGTCTCTTTGGCCCAGGAAATGAGCTAGGAATGCTCAACCTACTCACTCCAGAGCTTGTTCGTAAAGCCGCCTCGGAGGAAATACGAGATGGTGTTCGAATCTCACTTGATCTTCCGTTGAATCGGCTGTCGTACCCCAGCTTTGGCCGGAACCCCTTCAAGCAGGAGCTTATCAACAAGGCGCCAAGAATTGTGAATGACGATGTCTTGACATTTAACACGCAGACGAGTACGCAGTGGGATGGGTTTAGGCATTACG GGAACCAAACGCACGGGATTTACTTCAACGGGCATTCGTTAGATGACTTGCGTCGGTCTAGGGTGATTGGAATTGATG CATGGTCTAACACCGGCGGTATAGTCGGCCGCGGAATCCTAATCGACTATGCAACTTGGGCAAATAAGAACTCCATTCCTTTGACACCCTTCAAAACAAGCACAATACCCCTATCTTCAATCCTCCAGATCCTTCAGGAAACCAACCTCACCCCGCGGTCCGGCGACATCCTCTTCATACGCACGGGTTTCACAGAGGCCTACAACAAACTCAGCCCCGACGAAGAGCGTGCCATTTCCAGCCGCCCCACGCCTGACTTTGCGGGGATCGAGAACGGCGACAAAACCCTGCGCTGGCTGTGGGAGAATCAGTTCGCGGCTATTGCGAGTGATTGTCCGAGCTTTGAGCCTGCACCATTGGTGAGGGAGGGCACGCCGGCTGATATTACTCTGCACCAGTGGTGTCTAAGTGGATGGGGGTTGCCGATTGGGGAGTACTTTGATTTGGAGGAATTGTCAAGGTATTgtggggagaaggggagatgGAGCTTTTTCTTGTCGAGCGTGCCGCTTAAG GTTCCTGGGGGCGTGGCCAGTCCGCCGAATGCAGTTGCTATTCTCTAA
- a CDS encoding cytochrome P450 (COG:Q;~EggNog:ENOG410Q1ZB;~InterPro:IPR001128,IPR002403,IPR036396;~PFAM:PF00067;~SECRETED:SignalP(1-19);~TransMembrane:1 (n4-14c19/20o283-303i);~go_function: GO:0004497 - monooxygenase activity [Evidence IEA];~go_function: GO:0005506 - iron ion binding [Evidence IEA];~go_function: GO:0016705 - oxidoreductase activity, acting on paired donors, with incorporation or reduction of molecular oxygen [Evidence IEA];~go_function: GO:0020037 - heme binding [Evidence IEA];~go_process: GO:0055114 - oxidation-reduction process [Evidence IEA]) — MSPLVLLAVSLTFLAWLFSKPAGVTVPLDIPTVSYGRFVPDFVNRILFFVKGPALIYDGYRKYKDVPYRVRKVDADIIVLPAKYLPHVRQIPHTKLSLLDAQFDSVCGQYTGILIDNNLPAHTVTKKLNPALTRLIPKVVDELQHAFEVEVPECNDKWVPVNIYYLILKLINRSTSRIIVGDTLCRSEQWLDTVTRYTENLGLTIILLRPLPRFLRPLVARILPSVRYLNKTLKWVTEGVFVPMILQRREAEANDPEYQKPDDFMQWMMDSAESEFDKDPGNIAHGLMIIMALAVIHTSTMLITQGLYDLMIRPEYLEPLRHEIVDTLKNGWANATKADFAAQVRLDSFLRESQRLHPTSEVNVHRIARETIIFPDGFIIPKGTYITFPAGPLSRDPSLIDCPETFDGFRWCKGPEARNKSLVTVNELNLHFGFGRQACPGRHFAANTSKAILSRLLVEYDMKFEEGKEGKRPMNIRNGEQIMPNFYTKVLIKKRPLSI; from the exons ATGTCACCTCTTGTTTTACTTGCGGTGTCTCTTACCTTCTTAGCCTGGCTCTTCTCGAAGCCTGCTGGGGTCACTGTCCCTCTCGATATTCCAACCGTCTCCTACGGCCGTTTTGTCCCTGACTTTGTCAACCggatcctcttcttcgtcaagGGCCCGGCTCTCATTTATGACGGCTACAGAAAG TACAAGGACGTGCCATATCGAGTGCGCAAAGTCGATGCGGATATCATCGTGCTCCCCGCCAAATACCTTCCCCATGTTCGACAAATTCCTCACACAAAGTTGAGTCTTTTGGATGCACAGTTTGAT AGTGTTTGTGGCCAGTATACCGGTATTCTGATCGACAACAACTTGCCGGCCCACACTGTTACCAAAAAGCTGAATCCAGCTCTGA CTCGGCTTATCCCCAAAGTTGTCGACGAGCTTCAGCATGCCTTTGAAGTCGAAGTGCCCGAATGCAACG ATAAATGGGTTCCCGTCAACATTTACTACCTGATCTTGAAGCTCATTAACCGGTCCACATCCCGCATAATTGTCGGCGACACCCTCTGTCGAAGCGAACAATGGCTCGACACCGTCACCAGATACACAGAGAACCTAGGCCTGACAATCATCCTCCTTCGTCCTCTCCCCCGATTCCTCCGTCCCTTAGTCGCGAGGATCCTCCCAAGCGTCCGGTACCTCAACAAGACCCTCAAGTGGGTCACAGAGGGTGTCTTCGTACCGATGATTCTGCAACGCCGTGAAGCCGAAGCTAACGACCCCGAATACCAGAAGCCTGATGATTTCATGCAATGGATGATGGATAGCGCGGAGAGCGAATTTGATAAAGATCCCGGGAATATCGCCCACGGGTTGATGATCATCATGGCATTGGCTGTCATTCATACCTCCACTATGCTCATCACCCAGGGCCTGTACGATCTCATGATCCGCCCCGAGTACCTAGAGCCCCTGCGTCATGAGATCGTTGATACACTCAAAAATGGCTGGGCAAATGCTACCAAGGCCGATTTTGCGGCCCAGGTTCGACTGGATAGTTTCCTCCGTGAGTCTCAGCGCTTGCACCCTACCAGTGAAG TCAACGTCCATCGAATTGCGAGAGAAACAATCATCTTCCCCGACGGCTTCATAATCCCCAAAGGCACATACATTACCTTCCCAGCAGGCCCCCTCTCACGGGACCCATCCCTCATCGACTGCCCCGAAACCTTCGATGGGTTCCGATGGTGTAAGGGCCCTGAGGCTCGCAATAAAAGCCTTGTCACGGTAAATGAACTGAACCTGCATTTCGGATTTGGACGTCAGGCTTGCCCTGGCCGCCACTTTGCGGCGAACACGTCCAAGGCGATTCTCAGCCGCCTCCTCGTTGAATACGATATGAAAtttgaggaggggaaggaggggaagcgGCCTATGAATATCCGGAACGGGGAGCAGATTATGCCCAATTTTTACACGAAGGTTTTGATTAAGAAAAGGCCGTTGAGTATCTAG